A genomic window from Terriglobales bacterium includes:
- the mpl gene encoding UDP-N-acetylmuramate:L-alanyl-gamma-D-glutamyl-meso-diaminopimelate ligase yields the protein MSEQQHIHLIGICGTAMASLAGLLKQRGLRVTGSDAAVYPPMSEMLAALSIPVQQPYAESNLQPRPDLVVVGNAISRGNPELEYVLDQRIPLRSMPQVLYEFFLRGRESIVVAGTHGKTTTTAMLAWIFQAAGHNPSFLVGGVAENFASSFALKPGKHFILEGDEYDTAFFDKGPKFLHYFPDAAVLTSVEFDHADIYSDLEAVKTAFRRLVNLVPRRGEIVAFDADTNVSDCVSRALCRVERYGFREGSHWRATDIRYEPACTRWSVMREGQPWAEFEFPLAGEYNVLNATAAAAVAAEYDVPPATIGKALREFKGVKRRLEVRGEVNGVTFVEDFAHHPTAIAGTLQALRMRYPGRRLWVLFEPRSNTLRRNVFAERLVESLALADRVVIADIFRPEVIPEAERLDLAKVLTELGRRGTGAQNLADADTIATAVAPELRPGDVVAILSNGGFGGIYEKLPQRLKNLSAVSSSA from the coding sequence ATGAGCGAGCAGCAGCACATCCATCTGATCGGGATTTGCGGCACGGCCATGGCGTCGCTTGCCGGCTTGCTGAAACAGCGCGGCCTGCGAGTGACCGGCTCCGACGCGGCGGTGTATCCGCCGATGTCCGAGATGCTGGCGGCGCTCTCCATCCCTGTCCAGCAACCGTACGCGGAAAGCAATTTGCAGCCGCGGCCGGACCTGGTGGTAGTGGGCAACGCCATTTCCCGTGGCAACCCGGAACTGGAATACGTGCTCGACCAGCGCATCCCCCTGCGCTCCATGCCGCAGGTACTCTACGAATTCTTCCTGCGGGGTCGGGAGTCGATCGTGGTGGCGGGCACGCACGGCAAGACCACCACCACGGCGATGCTGGCCTGGATCTTCCAGGCGGCCGGGCACAATCCTTCCTTCCTGGTGGGCGGAGTAGCGGAAAACTTCGCCTCCAGTTTCGCGCTCAAGCCGGGGAAGCACTTCATCCTGGAGGGCGACGAGTACGATACCGCGTTCTTCGACAAGGGTCCCAAGTTCCTGCACTACTTTCCCGATGCTGCGGTGCTGACCTCGGTGGAATTCGACCACGCCGATATCTATAGCGACCTGGAAGCGGTCAAGACGGCCTTCCGACGGCTGGTGAACCTGGTGCCCCGGCGAGGGGAAATTGTCGCCTTCGATGCCGATACCAACGTGAGCGATTGCGTAAGCCGGGCCCTGTGCAGGGTGGAACGCTACGGGTTCCGCGAAGGCTCACACTGGCGGGCGACGGACATCCGCTATGAGCCGGCGTGCACGCGATGGTCGGTGATGCGCGAAGGGCAGCCCTGGGCTGAGTTCGAATTTCCCTTGGCCGGTGAGTACAACGTGCTGAACGCCACTGCTGCGGCCGCGGTGGCGGCGGAATATGACGTTCCACCGGCAACCATCGGCAAGGCGTTGCGCGAGTTCAAGGGTGTGAAACGCCGCCTGGAGGTGCGAGGCGAAGTGAACGGCGTGACCTTTGTGGAAGACTTCGCACATCACCCCACGGCCATTGCCGGCACGTTGCAGGCGCTGCGAATGCGCTATCCCGGTCGGCGGTTGTGGGTCCTGTTCGAGCCGCGTTCCAACACCCTGCGCCGCAACGTGTTCGCCGAGCGGCTGGTGGAAAGCCTGGCGCTGGCGGACCGGGTGGTGATTGCGGACATCTTCCGCCCGGAGGTTATCCCGGAAGCGGAGCGGCTCGACCTCGCCAAGGTGTTGACAGAGCTTGGACGCCGCGGAACCGGCGCGCAGAATCTGGCCGATGCCGATACCATCGCGACGGCGGTGGCGCCGGAACTGCGACCGGGAGATGTCGTAGCCATTCTTTCCAATGGCGGTTTCGGCGGCATCTACGAAAAGCTTCCCCAGCGGCTCAAGAACCTTTCCGCGGTTTCCTCCAGCGCCTGA
- a CDS encoding PDZ domain-containing protein, which yields MRRTGFLILWVWVAVATAAAAPPVDYTISLANARQHLLKVRLHVAGTSAERDVQLPVWNALYQVRDFAQYVRRVTAKNAAGQSLPVRKLDKTTWRVSRAESGADLEYEILAELPGPFGFHANGTHVFLNLAMVLMYPLDSRDAPMTVTFTDVPAGWRIATALPVLRSGVYTARNYDRLVDGPVEIGNFREVSFEEGGATYRIVVDANPADYDLDQIKGWVRQIVTAGVWWMDDRPFTSYLFLYHFPRGHGGGGMEHAYSTAIDVSADYLRENPLEFTAATAHEFFHLWNVKRLRPQSLEPIDYTRENFTVSLWFAEGVTSTVADLLLLHAGLMSERQYLDELTKEIRTLELRPAHRVQPVEEASLDTWFDKYPQYRTPERSVNYYNKGRILGVLLDLAVRERSGGRKSLRDVLQWMNRNYANEARYYPDSAGVQRAAEAVTGSDFSQFFRDYVAAAEELPYNELLGTVGLKLERSKTTVVNPGFLTVRNFDQPSVVVSVDPGSEAERAGLTPGDTILTVNGKPLSNDFENQLAGMKIGETLRLRVTGRKGSREVKIKLGGREQESFAIIDLPSATPQQRARRAAWLASQPEEAVASTP from the coding sequence ATGCGACGCACCGGCTTCCTCATCCTGTGGGTCTGGGTCGCGGTGGCGACGGCCGCCGCCGCACCGCCCGTGGACTACACCATCTCGCTGGCGAATGCGCGCCAGCATCTGCTGAAGGTGCGACTCCACGTGGCCGGCACGTCGGCGGAGCGCGACGTTCAGTTGCCGGTCTGGAACGCCCTCTATCAGGTACGAGATTTCGCGCAGTACGTGCGGCGGGTGACGGCGAAGAACGCCGCAGGGCAGTCGCTGCCGGTGCGCAAGCTCGACAAGACCACCTGGCGAGTGAGCCGGGCGGAGAGCGGCGCCGACCTCGAGTACGAAATCCTGGCCGAGCTTCCCGGCCCGTTCGGCTTCCATGCCAACGGCACGCACGTCTTCCTGAACCTGGCCATGGTTCTGATGTACCCGCTGGACTCGCGTGACGCGCCCATGACCGTGACCTTTACCGACGTGCCCGCGGGATGGCGCATCGCCACGGCGCTGCCCGTGCTTCGCTCCGGCGTCTACACTGCCCGGAACTATGACCGCCTGGTAGACGGGCCGGTTGAGATTGGAAATTTCCGTGAAGTTTCTTTTGAAGAGGGCGGCGCGACTTACCGGATCGTGGTGGACGCCAATCCGGCCGACTACGACCTGGACCAGATCAAGGGCTGGGTACGGCAAATCGTGACGGCCGGGGTGTGGTGGATGGACGACCGGCCCTTCACCTCGTACCTGTTTCTCTACCATTTTCCGCGGGGACACGGCGGAGGAGGAATGGAGCACGCCTACTCGACCGCGATCGACGTGAGCGCCGACTACCTGCGCGAGAACCCGCTGGAGTTTACGGCCGCGACCGCCCACGAATTCTTTCACCTGTGGAACGTCAAACGGCTCCGCCCGCAGTCCCTGGAACCCATCGACTACACCCGGGAGAACTTCACCGTGTCGCTGTGGTTTGCCGAGGGTGTGACCTCGACCGTGGCCGATCTCCTGCTGTTGCACGCCGGCCTGATGAGCGAGCGGCAGTACCTGGATGAGCTGACCAAGGAGATCCGCACGCTGGAGCTGCGGCCCGCGCACCGGGTGCAACCGGTGGAGGAGGCTAGCCTGGACACCTGGTTCGACAAGTACCCCCAATATCGCACGCCGGAACGCAGCGTGAATTACTACAACAAGGGGCGAATCCTGGGAGTGTTGCTCGATCTGGCAGTGCGCGAGCGCTCGGGCGGCAGGAAGTCACTGCGCGATGTGCTGCAGTGGATGAATCGCAACTACGCCAATGAGGCGCGCTACTATCCGGATTCGGCGGGCGTGCAGCGGGCGGCCGAGGCGGTGACGGGCTCAGACTTCTCGCAATTCTTCCGCGACTACGTGGCCGCAGCCGAAGAACTGCCCTATAACGAATTGCTGGGCACCGTGGGCTTGAAGCTGGAGCGCAGCAAGACCACAGTGGTGAATCCGGGATTCCTGACGGTGCGTAACTTCGACCAGCCTTCGGTGGTGGTTTCGGTGGATCCGGGAAGCGAGGCGGAGCGAGCGGGCCTGACTCCGGGAGACACGATCCTGACCGTCAACGGCAAGCCGTTGAGTAACGACTTCGAAAACCAGCTGGCGGGCATGAAGATCGGCGAAACCCTGCGCCTGCGCGTGACAGGCCGCAAGGGCTCGCGGGAAGTGAAGATCAAACTGGGAGGCCGCGAGCAGGAGTCGTTCGCGATCATCGATCTGCCCTCGGCCACTCCCCAACAACGCGCGCGACGTGCCGCCTGGCTGGCCAGCCAACCGGAAGAAGCCGTCGCTTCCACGCCTTAG
- a CDS encoding lysophospholipid acyltransferase family protein produces MLRSLIAFGFYALVAPLIAVIGFPWTFLTGKVDFLYWMGTRAAFLGMKLAGIRVEVIGLDRLEPNRPYIFMCNHVSNVDPPIVVPLIPGRTSVLVKKELFRIPLLSRAMRMGSLVPVDRSNREAAIASLQAAAEVLRKGIHMTIFPEGTRSRDGKLLPLKKGPFYLAVETGVAIVPMTILGTFEIMPKGSLAIRAGTATLIFHEPIEAKNFATREALTEAVRQKMAEPLPPERR; encoded by the coding sequence ATGCTGCGCAGCCTGATCGCCTTCGGCTTCTATGCCCTGGTGGCTCCGCTGATCGCCGTGATCGGCTTCCCGTGGACGTTCCTCACCGGCAAGGTCGACTTTCTCTACTGGATGGGCACGCGGGCAGCGTTTCTGGGGATGAAGCTGGCGGGCATCCGGGTCGAGGTGATCGGGCTTGACCGGCTGGAGCCAAACCGGCCTTACATCTTCATGTGCAATCACGTGTCGAATGTAGACCCGCCGATCGTAGTACCGCTGATTCCGGGGAGGACGTCGGTGCTGGTGAAGAAAGAGCTGTTTCGCATCCCGCTGCTTTCCCGAGCCATGCGTATGGGCTCGCTGGTGCCGGTGGACCGCTCCAACCGCGAAGCCGCCATCGCCAGCCTGCAGGCCGCGGCCGAGGTGTTGCGCAAGGGCATCCACATGACCATCTTTCCCGAAGGCACAAGATCGCGGGATGGGAAGCTGCTGCCGTTGAAGAAAGGGCCGTTCTACCTGGCCGTGGAGACCGGGGTGGCGATCGTGCCCATGACCATTCTGGGGACCTTCGAAATCATGCCTAAAGGGAGTCTGGCCATCCGAGCCGGTACCGCCACGCTGATCTTCCATGAACCCATCGAGGCGAAGAACTTCGCGACGCGCGAGGCCCTGACGGAGGCGGTGCGCCAGAAGATGGCTGAGCCCCTGCCTCCGGAGCGGCGCTGA
- the lpxD gene encoding UDP-3-O-(3-hydroxymyristoyl)glucosamine N-acyltransferase, protein MRLSEIASKLGISLTDAEAGQMEITGVAGIEDAGHGQITFVANPKYAAAARTTSASAIIVAEDFPALDKPTLRTKNPYLAFAHALELFYQPPRYAPGTHPTAVVHPSARIGKNASIGPYVVIDSDVELGDDAVLLAHVVVYQGARIGRNFFAHAHAVVREHCRLGDNVILQNGAVVGADGFGFAKDDAGHWQKIVQSGPAVLEDDVEVQANACIDRASVGESRVARGAKIDNLVQVGHGSRVGEDTLLCAQVGLAGSTDVGKNVILAGQVGVAGHCRIGDGVVATAQSGIPNDVDDGKTISGYPAIENKQWLRSVAVFNRLPDLVKTLRELEQRLAAQD, encoded by the coding sequence ATGAGACTCTCTGAGATTGCAAGCAAACTGGGCATCAGCCTCACGGATGCGGAAGCGGGCCAGATGGAAATCACCGGGGTCGCGGGCATCGAAGATGCCGGGCACGGACAAATCACGTTCGTCGCCAACCCCAAGTACGCCGCTGCCGCAAGAACCACCAGCGCTTCAGCGATCATTGTGGCGGAAGACTTCCCGGCCCTCGACAAGCCGACGCTGCGGACCAAGAATCCGTATCTGGCGTTCGCGCACGCCCTCGAACTTTTCTATCAACCGCCGCGCTACGCTCCTGGCACGCACCCCACCGCCGTCGTCCATCCTTCTGCGCGCATCGGCAAGAACGCGTCCATCGGACCCTACGTCGTGATCGACTCGGATGTAGAACTCGGGGACGACGCCGTCCTGCTGGCGCATGTCGTCGTGTATCAGGGCGCGCGGATCGGCCGGAACTTTTTTGCCCACGCGCACGCGGTGGTGCGCGAGCACTGCCGCCTGGGCGACAACGTCATCCTGCAGAACGGCGCCGTGGTGGGCGCGGATGGTTTCGGCTTCGCCAAGGACGATGCCGGGCACTGGCAGAAAATCGTGCAGTCCGGCCCGGCCGTGCTGGAAGATGATGTCGAAGTGCAGGCCAACGCCTGCATCGACCGCGCCAGCGTCGGCGAGAGCCGTGTCGCTCGCGGCGCGAAGATCGACAACCTGGTGCAGGTCGGTCACGGTTCCCGGGTGGGCGAAGATACGCTGCTCTGCGCGCAGGTCGGCCTGGCCGGTTCGACCGACGTGGGTAAGAACGTCATCCTCGCCGGACAGGTCGGGGTGGCCGGTCACTGTCGCATCGGAGACGGCGTCGTGGCCACCGCACAGAGTGGCATCCCCAACGACGTGGACGACGGCAAGACAATCAGCGGCTATCCCGCCATCGAGAACAAGCAGTGGTTGCGTTCCGTAGCTGTGTTCAACCGCCTGCCGGACCTGGTCAAGACGCTGCGAGAACTGGAGCAGAGGCTCGCAGCGCAGGACTGA
- the dnaE gene encoding DNA polymerase III subunit alpha, with protein MSQFVHLHLHTDYSLLDGACEVEKLVSVVRGHGMPAVAVTDHGNMFAAVHFYNAARAQGIRPILGCELYISKKEDHRVSEGDSSYNHLLVLAENDEGYRNLVKITSEASLHGFYYKPRVSKKFLAEHARGLICLSGCLKGEIPELLVAGKYEAAREAVGFYRDVFGKENFFLEIQDHQGLPAERQIHPELFRLEKDTGVPLVATNDSHYLCEDDAHAQDVLICIQTGKSIQDPNRLRFATKQFYLKSYEEMLSLFQEAPQTLARTLAIAERCHVKLEKVANPFPHFEVPDGFTLDSYFEHVTRQGFARRREVVRELERQGRLRSPLSEYEQRLSHEIDIIRQMRFSGYFLIVWDFVRYARENHIPVGPGRGSAAGSLVSYSLGITDIDPLQNGLLFERFLNPERVSMPDIDIDFCMNRRGEVIDYVTQRYGRENVAQIITFGTLAAKAAIKDVGRAMDMPYPEVDRIAKLVPAQINITLEQALRDSPQLQAAYQDDPRVRELIDTARKLEGMVRNAGVHAAGVVISPQPLIDLVPLHRTKNEEIVTAFDMNAVEKMGLLKMDFLGLTTLTIIDDALRLIAQTRGRPLDLDAEPLDDRETYERVFHRALTSGVFQFESHGMRDVLRRYRPTSVEDLTALNALYRPGPIQGGMIDDFIERKHGRRAIHYELPELEEILKETLGVIVYQEQVMQIANRLAGYSLGEADLLRRAMGKKKPEEMAAQRDKFITGAVQRGFPERKVAKIFDLMEQFAGYGFNKSHSAAYALLAYHTAYLKTHYPVEFMAALLTSETGNTDKVVKYINECREMGIPVEPPDINVSDANFTPHGEAIRFGLAAVKNVGHSAIDSILAARQKLGRFRSLFEFCENVDLRLMNKRVLESLIKSGALDSLGRRAQLMEALDRAIERGQKAQRDAEAGQHGLFGVFEEPGEPAADRLPDVPDWDEHQRLAGEKEVVGFFLTGHPLEKYRGKLADFRALDTDGIAGLKQSTGRDEVLAGGILANIRVQRSRKGELYAQGTLEDMAGSVDILVFPEAYRRLHERLKLDVPVLVRGGVRVEEGASPRLLISEITPLEEAQPKLPRSLRIRIPLDVATEDTIDALHNICRERRGEARVLFDVEREGDFMVVMEAEGYNVLPDRTFIARVEELCGRGSVRVID; from the coding sequence ATGTCTCAGTTCGTCCATCTTCATCTGCACACCGATTACTCGCTGCTCGACGGCGCCTGTGAAGTGGAGAAGCTGGTTTCGGTGGTGAGAGGTCACGGCATGCCGGCCGTGGCCGTTACCGACCACGGCAACATGTTCGCGGCAGTGCATTTCTACAACGCCGCCCGCGCCCAGGGGATTCGGCCCATCCTGGGCTGTGAGCTGTACATTTCCAAGAAGGAAGACCACCGGGTGTCCGAGGGCGACAGCAGCTACAACCATCTGCTGGTGCTGGCGGAGAATGACGAGGGTTATCGCAACCTGGTCAAGATCACATCCGAAGCTTCGCTGCACGGCTTCTATTACAAGCCGCGCGTCAGCAAGAAGTTCCTGGCCGAGCATGCCCGGGGCCTCATCTGCCTCTCCGGCTGCCTGAAGGGAGAGATCCCGGAACTGCTGGTGGCGGGAAAGTATGAGGCGGCCCGGGAAGCCGTGGGTTTCTACCGCGACGTGTTCGGCAAGGAAAACTTCTTCCTGGAAATCCAGGACCACCAGGGCCTACCGGCCGAACGCCAGATTCATCCCGAACTGTTCCGTCTGGAAAAAGACACGGGCGTTCCGCTGGTCGCGACCAACGACAGCCACTATCTCTGCGAGGACGACGCCCACGCGCAGGATGTGCTCATCTGCATCCAAACCGGCAAGTCCATCCAGGACCCCAACCGGCTGCGCTTCGCAACCAAGCAGTTCTACCTAAAGAGCTACGAGGAGATGCTGAGCCTCTTCCAGGAGGCGCCCCAAACGCTGGCGCGCACGCTGGCCATCGCCGAGCGTTGCCATGTGAAGCTGGAGAAGGTAGCCAACCCGTTCCCGCACTTTGAGGTGCCGGACGGGTTCACGCTCGACAGTTATTTTGAGCACGTCACGCGCCAGGGGTTCGCGCGGCGGAGGGAGGTTGTGAGGGAACTGGAGCGGCAGGGGCGGCTGCGCAGTCCGCTGAGTGAGTACGAGCAGCGGCTGTCCCACGAGATCGACATCATTCGGCAGATGCGCTTTTCCGGTTACTTCCTCATCGTCTGGGACTTCGTGCGGTACGCCCGCGAGAATCATATCCCGGTGGGTCCGGGGCGCGGCTCGGCGGCGGGGTCGCTGGTCTCCTATTCGCTGGGAATCACCGACATCGATCCGCTGCAGAACGGGCTGCTGTTCGAGCGCTTCCTGAACCCAGAACGCGTGTCCATGCCGGATATCGACATCGACTTCTGCATGAACCGGCGCGGCGAGGTCATCGACTACGTGACGCAGCGTTACGGGCGCGAGAACGTGGCCCAGATCATCACCTTCGGTACCTTGGCCGCCAAGGCCGCCATCAAAGACGTGGGGCGCGCCATGGACATGCCTTATCCCGAAGTGGACCGCATCGCCAAGTTGGTGCCGGCACAGATCAACATCACCCTGGAGCAGGCGTTGCGGGATTCCCCCCAGTTGCAAGCCGCCTACCAGGACGACCCGCGAGTACGCGAACTGATCGACACTGCGCGCAAGCTCGAAGGCATGGTGCGCAACGCGGGAGTGCACGCCGCGGGCGTGGTGATTTCGCCGCAGCCGCTCATCGATCTGGTGCCGCTGCACCGCACCAAGAACGAGGAGATCGTCACCGCGTTCGATATGAATGCGGTGGAAAAGATGGGCCTGCTGAAGATGGACTTCCTCGGGCTCACGACCCTCACCATCATCGACGACGCTCTGCGGCTGATTGCGCAGACCCGCGGCCGGCCGCTCGACCTCGACGCCGAGCCCCTCGATGACCGCGAGACCTATGAGAGGGTCTTCCATCGCGCCTTGACTTCGGGCGTGTTCCAATTCGAGTCGCACGGAATGCGCGACGTGCTGCGGCGCTACCGGCCCACTTCCGTCGAAGACCTGACGGCGCTCAACGCGTTGTACCGCCCCGGCCCCATCCAGGGAGGCATGATCGATGACTTTATCGAACGCAAGCACGGTCGTCGCGCCATCCACTACGAATTGCCGGAGCTGGAAGAGATCTTGAAAGAGACCCTGGGGGTGATCGTCTACCAGGAACAGGTGATGCAGATCGCCAATCGGCTGGCGGGCTACTCGCTCGGCGAGGCCGACTTGCTGCGCCGCGCCATGGGCAAGAAGAAACCCGAAGAGATGGCCGCGCAGCGCGACAAGTTCATCACCGGAGCCGTGCAGCGCGGTTTTCCGGAGCGGAAGGTGGCGAAGATCTTCGACCTCATGGAGCAGTTCGCCGGATACGGCTTCAACAAGTCGCATTCCGCCGCCTACGCCTTGCTCGCCTACCACACCGCCTATCTGAAGACGCACTACCCGGTGGAGTTCATGGCGGCGTTGCTGACCTCGGAGACCGGCAACACCGACAAGGTGGTGAAGTACATCAACGAGTGCCGCGAAATGGGCATTCCCGTGGAGCCGCCGGATATCAACGTGAGCGACGCCAACTTCACCCCGCACGGTGAGGCCATCCGCTTCGGCCTGGCCGCCGTGAAGAATGTGGGCCACAGCGCCATTGATTCCATCCTCGCGGCCCGCCAGAAGCTGGGGCGTTTCCGATCGCTGTTCGAGTTCTGCGAGAACGTGGACCTTCGGCTGATGAACAAGCGGGTGCTGGAGTCGCTGATCAAGAGCGGCGCCCTGGATTCACTCGGCCGTCGTGCCCAGCTCATGGAGGCGCTCGACCGCGCCATCGAGCGCGGGCAGAAGGCACAGCGAGACGCGGAAGCCGGCCAGCACGGCCTGTTCGGCGTGTTTGAAGAGCCGGGCGAGCCTGCCGCTGATCGCCTGCCCGACGTTCCCGATTGGGACGAGCATCAGCGCCTGGCCGGCGAGAAAGAAGTCGTCGGCTTCTTTCTCACCGGACACCCGCTCGAGAAGTACCGCGGCAAGCTGGCCGATTTCCGCGCGCTCGACACCGACGGCATCGCCGGCCTCAAACAAAGCACCGGGCGCGACGAGGTCCTGGCCGGCGGCATACTGGCGAATATCCGTGTGCAGCGGTCGCGCAAGGGCGAGCTGTATGCGCAGGGCACGCTGGAGGACATGGCGGGCTCGGTCGACATTCTGGTTTTCCCGGAAGCCTACCGCCGGCTGCATGAGCGTCTGAAGCTGGATGTCCCGGTGCTGGTGCGCGGCGGGGTGCGGGTGGAGGAAGGAGCATCGCCGCGCCTGCTGATCAGCGAGATCACGCCGCTCGAGGAAGCCCAGCCCAAGCTGCCCCGCTCCCTGCGCATTCGCATCCCGCTCGATGTGGCCACCGAGGACACCATCGACGCCCTGCACAACATCTGCCGCGAACGGCGCGGCGAAGCCCGGGTCTTGTTCGACGTGGAACGGGAAGGGGATTTCATGGTGGTCATGGAGGCGGAAGGCTATAATGTTCTTCCCGACCGGACCTTCATCGCCCGCGTTGAGGAGCTCTGCGGCCGCGGCAGCGTCCGCGTAATTGACTGA
- a CDS encoding acetyl-CoA carboxylase carboxyltransferase subunit alpha: MEPTTKAQRELEDIEKQIERLRSVAGSNQEARRQLEDLHEQVAALREQFYTHLAWQKTELARHSQRPYTLDYVERVFTDWCELHGDRVFGDDPALVCGLARFHGNEVMVIGHQKGRDTKQRLYRNFGQANPEGYRKALRLMKLAEKFGRPIITLIDTPGAYPGLGAEERGQAEAIARNLREMARIEVPILAVITGEGGSGGALAIAVADRVLMLENAIYSVISPEGCASIMWRDAAKKDLAAQALRITARDLMELECVDEIVPEPEGGAHTNHEDAAVLLDTALWRHFKTVLEMPPAELLESRYQKFRRMAQFFTES; the protein is encoded by the coding sequence ATGGAACCCACCACCAAGGCGCAACGCGAGCTCGAGGATATCGAGAAGCAGATCGAGCGCTTGCGGTCCGTGGCCGGCTCGAACCAGGAGGCCCGGCGCCAGCTTGAAGACCTGCACGAGCAGGTGGCGGCGCTGCGGGAACAGTTCTATACCCACCTGGCATGGCAGAAGACCGAGCTGGCCCGGCATTCGCAACGTCCCTACACCCTCGATTACGTGGAGCGCGTCTTCACGGACTGGTGCGAGCTGCACGGGGACCGCGTCTTTGGCGACGATCCGGCGCTGGTCTGCGGCCTGGCTCGCTTTCATGGCAACGAAGTCATGGTCATCGGGCACCAGAAGGGTCGTGACACCAAGCAGCGCCTCTATCGCAACTTCGGCCAGGCGAATCCCGAGGGCTATCGCAAAGCGTTGCGCTTGATGAAGCTGGCAGAAAAGTTCGGCCGGCCCATCATTACCCTGATCGACACACCCGGCGCCTATCCCGGCCTGGGGGCGGAAGAACGAGGCCAGGCCGAGGCCATCGCCCGCAACCTGCGCGAGATGGCGCGCATCGAGGTGCCGATACTGGCTGTCATCACGGGGGAGGGCGGTTCGGGAGGCGCGCTGGCCATCGCCGTCGCCGACCGCGTGCTCATGCTGGAGAACGCCATCTATTCGGTGATCTCGCCCGAAGGTTGCGCTTCCATCATGTGGCGCGACGCCGCGAAGAAAGACCTGGCAGCCCAGGCCCTGCGCATCACCGCGCGCGACTTGATGGAATTGGAGTGCGTGGACGAGATTGTTCCCGAGCCCGAGGGCGGGGCGCACACCAACCACGAGGATGCGGCGGTGCTGCTGGATACCGCGCTGTGGCGCCACTTCAAGACCGTGCTGGAGATGCCGCCTGCGGAGTTGCTGGAGAGTCGCTATCAGAAGTTCCGCCGAATGGCGCAATTCTTCACCGAATCCTAG